The following proteins are co-located in the Dyadobacter chenwenxiniae genome:
- the argC gene encoding N-acetyl-gamma-glutamyl-phosphate reductase yields the protein MNSLTNKLLNTLNIGIIGAAGYTGGELIRILLNHPNAVIAFAHSKSQAGKPVYATHTDLLGDTDLAFSGEEIQTLLEQENLNAIFLCSGHGESQKFLNEYNVPESVKIIDLSTDFRDESNGFVYGLPELQREKIKTATKIANPGCFATSIELAILPLAQAGLIKDDIHVSAVTGSTGAGQALSATTHFSWRSNNISIYKAFTHQHLTEIKMSLGKLQAGFDNAINFIPYRGDYTRGIMANVYTAFEGTLEEAKSIYKSFYASHPFTHMSDAPIDLKQVVNTNKCFINLEVHDGQLLISSIIDNLTKGASGQAVQNMNLLFGLPEDAGLRLKAPAF from the coding sequence ATGAACTCATTAACTAATAAACTCCTAAACACTTTAAATATAGGAATAATAGGCGCGGCGGGTTACACAGGAGGCGAGTTGATCAGAATATTGCTCAATCACCCGAATGCGGTCATTGCTTTCGCTCATAGCAAAAGTCAGGCTGGCAAACCGGTTTATGCGACGCATACGGATTTGCTTGGAGACACAGATCTTGCTTTTTCAGGAGAAGAGATTCAGACGCTTTTAGAACAAGAGAATCTAAATGCTATCTTTCTTTGCTCCGGTCATGGAGAATCGCAAAAGTTTCTGAATGAATACAATGTTCCCGAATCTGTTAAGATCATTGACCTGAGCACTGATTTTCGTGACGAGTCAAATGGCTTCGTTTACGGATTGCCAGAATTGCAACGTGAAAAGATTAAGACAGCAACTAAGATTGCAAATCCCGGTTGTTTTGCCACAAGCATTGAGCTCGCAATTTTGCCATTGGCACAGGCCGGACTGATTAAGGACGACATTCACGTGAGTGCAGTAACAGGCAGCACAGGCGCAGGCCAGGCTTTGAGCGCGACGACGCATTTTAGCTGGAGAAGTAATAATATCTCTATTTACAAAGCTTTCACGCACCAGCATTTGACAGAGATTAAAATGAGTCTGGGCAAATTGCAGGCTGGTTTTGACAACGCGATCAACTTTATCCCTTACCGCGGCGATTACACCCGTGGCATTATGGCTAATGTTTATACAGCTTTTGAAGGAACATTGGAAGAAGCTAAAAGCATTTACAAAAGCTTCTACGCTTCGCACCCGTTCACACACATGAGCGACGCACCGATTGATTTGAAACAGGTTGTAAACACCAACAAATGCTTCATCAACCTGGAAGTCCACGACGGTCAATTGCTGATAAGCAGCATTATTGATAATCTCACAAAAGGCGCCTCCGGCCAGGCCGTTCAAAATATGAATTTGCTTTTTGGCTTGCCTGAAGATGCAGGATTGAGATTAAAAGCGCCCGCGTTTTAA